Below is a genomic region from Pseudomonas frederiksbergensis.
GCAGTCGTTGCCGACGAAGTGCGCAACCTCGCACATCGCACCCAGGATTCAGCGCAGCAAGTGCAGAAGATGATTGAAGAGCTGCAAGTCGGCGCCCGTGAGGCCGTCACCATCATGACCGACAGTCAGCGTCAGAGCGAAAGCAGCGTCGGCATCGCCAACCAGGCCGGCGAGCGCCTGGGCAGCGTGACCCAGCGCATCGGCGAAATCGACGGCATGAACCAGTCAGTGGCCGCCGCTACCGAAGAACAAACCGCCGTGGTCGAGTCGATCAACGTCGACATCACCGAGATCAACACCCTGAACCAGGAAGGCGTGGAGAACCTGCAATCGACCTTGCGTGCGTGTGCCGATCTTGAGCAGCAAGCGGCGCGGTTGAAGCAGTTGGTGGGTAGTTTCAGGATTTAAAACCACGCGGCGCACTTTGAGTGCGCCTGTCTGGTGAAACTGACGAAGGACTGAATTAAGACTAAACTCAGTCCTACCCACCAGAAGGAGATCGATCTCATGAAGCTTTCCTCTCAAATCAAACCCATCAGCTACCTGAAAAGCCATACCGCCGAAATCGTCAAGACGATCACCGAAAGCCGTGAACCCTTGGTGATCACCCAAAACGGTGAAGCAAAACTGGTGGTCATGGA
It encodes:
- a CDS encoding methyl-accepting chemotaxis protein, whose product is MFNSDQQASRTSSVAAAINQLGAAAQEIAQNAALASQHSSDARSLAEDGQQVVDKTITAMQQLSAKISDSCGNIETLNSNTVNIGQILEVITSISQQTNLLALNAAIEAARAGEAGRGFAVVADEVRNLAHRTQDSAQQVQKMIEELQVGAREAVTIMTDSQRQSESSVGIANQAGERLGSVTQRIGEIDGMNQSVAAATEEQTAVVESINVDITEINTLNQEGVENLQSTLRACADLEQQAARLKQLVGSFRI